GGATCAGGATCGGCTGTCCCACGTCGCGGTAGGCGGGCGGCACCTCCGGTCGCCCGGCGGGAAACGCGCGCGTCGCGCCCTTCCGGTGGACATACACCTCGCGTTCCTCGCCGTTCTCGACCTCGTGTGTCTCCTTTTTCGCGATGTTGTGGGCCACGTCGTACAGCAGGTCCATCTCCATGTCCTCCCACGAGCGGTCGAACACCTTCTCGAAGACCTGCCTCGTCTGGTGCATGATGAGCTGGCGGTTCACCCACGCGAAGTTGATCGCCGCGCACATCGCGCCGTAGTAGTCCTCGGCCAGCTGCGACCCCGCGGGCGCCGCCGCCAGTTCCTTGTCCGGCAACTGCGAGAGCAGTCCGCTGTGGGCCTGCTCGATCTCGCGCAGATAGTCGGTACACACCTGGTGGCCCAGCCCCCGGGACCCGCAGTGGATCAGCACGACGACCTGGTCGGCTTCGAGGCCGAAGTCGGCGGCCACGTCCTCGCGGTAGATGTCCGTCACGCGCTGGACTTCGAGGAAGTGGTTGCCGCTGCCGAGGCTCCCGACCTGGTTCTTCCCACGGTCTTTGGCCTTCTTCGAGACCTTGCTCGGGTCCGAATCCTGGCGGACGCCCTCGTCCTCGCAGTGTTCCAGATCCTCGGGGACGGCGAAGTCGTTCTCCAGCGCCCACTCCATCCCGCGGTCGAGGATCGCCTCCACGTCGTCCATCGACCCCTCGTAGACGCCGCCGCCGCCCAGCCCCGAGGGGACGTTCGCGAACAGCGCGTCGACCAGTTCCTCCTCGCGACCCCGAAGGTCGTCGTAGGTGAGGTTCGTCGTCAGCATCCTGACGCCGCAATTCACGTCGTAGCCCACCGCTCCGGGCGAAATACAGCCGTTTTCGGCGTCGATGCCGGCGACGCCCCCCACGGGGAAGCCGTAGCCCTGGTGGCCGTCGGGCATGCAGAGAGCGTGCTTCCGGACGCCCGGCAGATGGGTCGCGTTCTTGAGCTGCTGGAGCGTCTTGTCCTCGCTGATCTCGTCGAGCAACTCCTCGCTGGCGAGCACGCGAGCGGGGACGTTCATGTCGCCCTCTTTCGGGATCTCCCAGACGTAGTCCCGGACCTTCTCCAGGGTGATGCCGTCGGCGTCGTACGTAGTCATACGCGATGGTCCGCCCGGCGCGCCGAAAGCGGTTTCGCTGTCCGCCGGAGGCGCGGTCCGTCCCGGAGTCACCCGAGCCGACACCGACACGTGTCACGCCGAGGGGCGGCGGGCCGACCGGATTGCAGCGAACTTATCCGAGAGAGCCTCCACCGACCGCACGTGACGGACGCTATCAAGCGCCGCCTAAACGCCCTCATCCTCCTCTGTTCGGCGATTCTCGGCCTCGCCGTGACGCTCGTCGTCCTAGGGGGTCGGACGTCGGCGACGCTCCTGGTGTTCGCTCTCCTGCCGTCGGGCGCGATCGCGCTGGCGGCCTTCGTCTACGCTGGAGAGTAGCGGGGCCGGTTCGACGCCGGCCGTTCCCTCCCTGGGTGCCGGACCGAACGGGATCCACAGCGCGGATCAGTCGGCGGTCGGAACGGCGTCACGGTCCCGGTCGCGTTCCTCCGAGGCGCTCAGCCAGGCGTCGAGCGAGAGCGGCCCGCCGCCGAGCGTGAAGATGGCCGAGATCATGCCGAACAGCGTGATGTGGGCGAGCACGGGGTCGTCGGGCAGGCCGAACAGGGTCATGACGAGCATGGTGAACGCGACGGCGGCGGCGC
The window above is part of the Halosimplex rubrum genome. Proteins encoded here:
- a CDS encoding RtcB family protein — its product is MTTYDADGITLEKVRDYVWEIPKEGDMNVPARVLASEELLDEISEDKTLQQLKNATHLPGVRKHALCMPDGHQGYGFPVGGVAGIDAENGCISPGAVGYDVNCGVRMLTTNLTYDDLRGREEELVDALFANVPSGLGGGGVYEGSMDDVEAILDRGMEWALENDFAVPEDLEHCEDEGVRQDSDPSKVSKKAKDRGKNQVGSLGSGNHFLEVQRVTDIYREDVAADFGLEADQVVVLIHCGSRGLGHQVCTDYLREIEQAHSGLLSQLPDKELAAAPAGSQLAEDYYGAMCAAINFAWVNRQLIMHQTRQVFEKVFDRSWEDMEMDLLYDVAHNIAKKETHEVENGEEREVYVHRKGATRAFPAGRPEVPPAYRDVGQPILIPGSMGAGSYVLRGGEQSLTETFGSTAHGAGRLMSRTQAKQEFWGGDVQDDLREGEQIYVKAQSGATVAEEAPGVYKDVDEVVRVSDALGIGDRVARTYPVCNIKG